One part of the Augochlora pura isolate Apur16 chromosome 3, APUR_v2.2.1, whole genome shotgun sequence genome encodes these proteins:
- the LOC144479144 gene encoding DNA damage-regulated autophagy modulator protein 2-like isoform X1: MEHQDYLINLHYLPIFLFIALPSVFIATYVISVLLGHVEAGFPYISDTATYAPESCIFAQFVNMLAMLMSFVVYIRYSQVKECTTVFSLQSSLPKWNHWALIFGLMSTFGLSVVANFQETSVLVVHFIGALLCFGGGTAYFWTQAVCTFYLHPLGCSLRLAHLRTGLSIFCTVCFFVTLITGVLSHLVYKGTNPRKWYKEDGGWELHVASTVTEWICAIAFCIYLLTFTDEFRDLKISHPTVICVPSRARLNNEALNESQNSAMNPERRSPRTT; encoded by the exons ATGGAGCACCAGGATTATCTAATCAATCTACATTATTTGCCGATCTTCCTATTCATCGCGCTTCCCAGCGTTTTCATTGCAAC TTATGTAATATCGGTTCTGTTGGGCCACGTGGAGGCCGGGTTTCCTTACATCTCGGACACGGCAACCTACGCACCGGAAAGCTGCATATTCGCCCAGTTTGTCAACATGCTAGCAATGCTCA TGTCCTTCGTGGTCTACATAAGGTACTCCCAGGTAAAGGAGTGCACGACCGTCTTCAGTTTACAATCGTCTCTACCAAAATGGAATCACTGGGCTCTAATCTTTGGCCTAATGTCTACCTTCGGCCTTTCCGTCGTCGCtaattttcaagaaacttCCGTACTCGTTGTGCATTTCATTGGCGCGCTTCTTTGTTTCGGCGGTGGTACCGCTTATTTCTGGACACAG GCTGTATGCACGTTCTACCTACATCCGCTGGGATGCTCGTTGAGACTGGCGCATCTGCGAACCGGGTTGTCCATCTTCTGCACCGTTTGCTTCTTCGTTACCCTCATCACCGGCGTGCTGTCGCACCTGGTTTATAAGG GAACGAATCCTCGGAAATGGTACAAAGAAGACGGTGGCTGGGAGTTGCACGTGGCCAGCACGGTCACCGAATGGATCTGCGCCATAGCGTTCTGTATCTACCTTCTGACCTTCACGGATGAATTTAGAGACCTCAAGATCAGTCATCCAACA GTAATCTGCGTGCCGAGTCGCGCGAGACTGAACAACGAGGCGCTGAACGAGAGCCAGAACTCTGCGATGAATCCCGAACGGCGCTCGCCGAGGACTACCTGA
- the LOC144479144 gene encoding DNA damage-regulated autophagy modulator protein 2-like isoform X2 codes for MEHQDYLINLHYLPIFLFIALPSVFIATYVISVLLGHVEAGFPYISDTATYAPESCIFAQFVNMLAMLMSFVVYIRYSQVKECTTVFSLQSSLPKWNHWALIFGLMSTFGLSVVANFQETSVLVVHFIGALLCFGGGTAYFWTQAVCTFYLHPLGCSLRLAHLRTGLSIFCTVCFFVTLITGVLSHLVYKGWNESSEMVQRRRWLGVARGQHGHRMDLRHSVLYLPSDLHG; via the exons ATGGAGCACCAGGATTATCTAATCAATCTACATTATTTGCCGATCTTCCTATTCATCGCGCTTCCCAGCGTTTTCATTGCAAC TTATGTAATATCGGTTCTGTTGGGCCACGTGGAGGCCGGGTTTCCTTACATCTCGGACACGGCAACCTACGCACCGGAAAGCTGCATATTCGCCCAGTTTGTCAACATGCTAGCAATGCTCA TGTCCTTCGTGGTCTACATAAGGTACTCCCAGGTAAAGGAGTGCACGACCGTCTTCAGTTTACAATCGTCTCTACCAAAATGGAATCACTGGGCTCTAATCTTTGGCCTAATGTCTACCTTCGGCCTTTCCGTCGTCGCtaattttcaagaaacttCCGTACTCGTTGTGCATTTCATTGGCGCGCTTCTTTGTTTCGGCGGTGGTACCGCTTATTTCTGGACACAG GCTGTATGCACGTTCTACCTACATCCGCTGGGATGCTCGTTGAGACTGGCGCATCTGCGAACCGGGTTGTCCATCTTCTGCACCGTTTGCTTCTTCGTTACCCTCATCACCGGCGTGCTGTCGCACCTGGTTTATAAGGGTTG GAACGAATCCTCGGAAATGGTACAAAGAAGACGGTGGCTGGGAGTTGCACGTGGCCAGCACGGTCACCGAATGGATCTGCGCCATAGCGTTCTGTATCTACCTTCTGACCTTCACGGATGA
- the LOC144467839 gene encoding DNA damage-regulated autophagy modulator protein 2, with translation MPYGKLHVLPLSLFILIPVTFLITYTISVQWDHVVPGFPYISETGSLSPESCIFAQLLNIATLLLACCVYIRHRQVAQWQTERGSDLVSKKMVLVTAWCGALACFGLNILANFQETRVVVAHMIGAMTCFTAGTVYFCLQTYLSQKMVPAVNGPMIVYVRVCLATLTLILTAATIVPGYMSMMEFQGNDYKKWLPTDGGWGWHVASAVSEWVLVIVYCAFLVTFVPEFRLINFEDPVVTLIYLDKDPNLKILHKLDSQNQES, from the exons ATGCCGTACGGAAAGCTTCACGTTCTTCCGTTAAGCCTGTTTATCCTAATTCCAGTGACGTTTCTAATCAC GTACACCATTTCCGTGCAATGGGATCACGTAGTACCAGGCTTTCCTTACATATCGGAAACGGGCTCTTTGTCTCCAGAATCGTGTATTTTTGCACAACTTCTTAACATAGCAACCTTACTGc TCGCCTGTTGCGTCTATATCAGACATCGCCAAGTTGCACAATGGCAAACGGAACGGGGCAGCGATCTCGTCAGCAAAAAGATGGTTCTCGTGACGGCCTGGTGCGGGGCTTTAGCTTGTTTCGGCTTAAACATTCTAGCTAATTTTCAAGAAACTCGTGTTGTCGTAGCCCACATGATTGGAGCTATGACCTGTTTTACAGCTGGAACAGTATATTTTTGCCTCCAG ACCTACTTGAGCCAGAAAATGGTGCCAGCCGTGAATGGACCTATGATCGTCTACGTCCGTGTTTGCCTAGCGACACTGACATTGATTTTGACAGCAGCTACAATCGTACCCGGCTACATGTCCATGATGGAATTTCAAG GCAACGATTATAAGAAATGGTTACCAACGGATGGTGGCTGGGGTTGGCACGTTGCTAGCGCTGTCTCTGAATGGGTGCTGGTGATTGTTTATTGTGCTTTTCTAGTAACGTTCGTACCAGagtttcgattaattaatttcgaggaTCCTGTCGTCACG ctGATATATTTAGACAAGGATCCAAATCTGAAAATACTGCACAAGTTGGACTCGCAGAACCAAGAATCTTAA
- the LOC144468202 gene encoding uncharacterized protein LOC144468202 isoform X5, producing MSASKKQRMLYTNEAINLAVKAVKSGMPINAASRKYQIPRSTLHSKVIGLYDNKKPGPISILPPDQESILVEWIFECSSRGHPVTKMQLLNSVRILVKEMGIKTPFGEKGPGKSWYSGFLKRHEDVCLQMTENLTHSRAAVSEGALKKWFSTVETHLKEKGLFDIDSSRIFSTDETSLSLDPKSDKALKKKGNKNIYSINEKEALTVLVTGNAAGQLAPPLVVFSSKHIPKEMYEKMPSGWIYGTSDSGWMQGEHFYEYITNVFYPWIFFKQ from the exons atgaGCGCATCGAAAAAACAACGTATGCTGTACACCAACGAAGCGATCAATTTAGCTGTAAAAGCTGTTAAATCTGGAATGCCAATAAATGCTGCAAGCCGGAAATACCAAATACCAAGATCAACTTTGCATAGTAAAGTAATTGGCTTGTATGACAATAAGAAACCTGGGCCTATTTCCATTCTGCCACCTGATCAAGAATCGATACTTGTAGAATGGATTTTTGAATGCAGTTCCAGAGGTCACCCGGTAACTAAAATGCAATTGTTAAACAGTGTTCGTATTCTAGTAAAGGAGATGGGAATCAAAACTCCATTTGGTGAAAAAGGTCCTGGTAAAAGTTGGTATTCTGGCTTTTTAAAGCGGCACGAGGATGTGTGTTTACAAATGACTGAGAATTTGACTCACTCTAGAGCAGCGGTATCCGAAGGGGCCTTAAAAAAATGGTTTTCAACAGTAGAAACTCACTTAAAGGAAAAAGGTTTGTTTGATATCGATTCATCTAGAATATTTAGTACAGATGAAACTTCTTTGTCATTGGATCCTAAATCTGATAAAGcgttgaaaaagaaaggaaataaaaatatctattcaattaatgaaaaagaagCCTTGACAGTGTTGGTAACAGGGAATGCGGCGGGTCAACTGGCACCCCCTCTTGTTGTATTTTCTTCGAAGCATATACCAAAAGAGATGTACGAGAAAATGCCATCTGGCTGGATCTATGGCACATCGGACAGTGGTTGGATGCAAGGAGAACacttttatgaatatataactAATGTATTCTACCCTTGGATT TTTTTCAAGCAATGA
- the LOC144468202 gene encoding uncharacterized protein LOC144468202 isoform X2 has product MSASKKQRMLYTNEAINLAVKAVKSGMPINAASRKYQIPRSTLHSKVIGLYDNKKPGPISILPPDQESILVEWIFECSSRGHPRHEDVCLQMTENLTHSRAAVSEGALKKWFSTVETHLKEKGLFDIDSSRIFSTDETSLSLDPKSDKALKKKGNKNIYSINEKEALTVLVTGNAAGQLAPPLVVFSSKHIPKEMYEKMPSGWIYGTSDSGWMQGEHFYEYITNVFYPWIVSTNISLPVILYVDGHVSHLTQPLAKFCVANRIELIALHPNSTHIIQPIDQSLFCPMKAAWAKQASEYQQQNNCLSVSKIDAAQQLKRVFDNLDLERILSNGFKTCGLMPFSSNALNYSKIFQRTNASNQLSEQPNVRLSVDERNLDYITTLKRIEENINPATLTVFQAMSNTNEWTGRTEDTSLFYVWNNISKLIEGDGTQQTCPITKSEERDVKNNQLDDNGNNSMVVLEEVIIKEEKDTE; this is encoded by the exons atgaGCGCATCGAAAAAACAACGTATGCTGTACACCAACGAAGCGATCAATTTAGCTGTAAAAGCTGTTAAATCTGGAATGCCAATAAATGCTGCAAGCCGGAAATACCAAATACCAAGATCAACTTTGCATAGTAAAGTAATTGGCTTGTATGACAATAAGAAACCTGGGCCTATTTCCATTCTGCCACCTGATCAAGAATCGATACTTGTAGAATGGATTTTTGAATGCAGTTCCAGAGGTCACCCG CGGCACGAGGATGTGTGTTTACAAATGACTGAGAATTTGACTCACTCTAGAGCAGCGGTATCCGAAGGGGCCTTAAAAAAATGGTTTTCAACAGTAGAAACTCACTTAAAGGAAAAAGGTTTGTTTGATATCGATTCATCTAGAATATTTAGTACAGATGAAACTTCTTTGTCATTGGATCCTAAATCTGATAAAGcgttgaaaaagaaaggaaataaaaatatctattcaattaatgaaaaagaagCCTTGACAGTGTTGGTAACAGGGAATGCGGCGGGTCAACTGGCACCCCCTCTTGTTGTATTTTCTTCGAAGCATATACCAAAAGAGATGTACGAGAAAATGCCATCTGGCTGGATCTATGGCACATCGGACAGTGGTTGGATGCAAGGAGAACacttttatgaatatataactAATGTATTCTACCCTTGGATTGTCAGTACAAATATATCTTTACCTGTGATTTTATATGTAGATGGACATGTTTCTCATCTTACGCAACCTTTGGCTAAATTTTGTGTCGCGAATCGAATTGAACTCATTGCCTTACATCCAAATTCTACACATATTATTCAGCCAATAGATCAAAGTTTGTTTTGCCCGATGAAAGCAGCCTGGGCAAAGCAAGCGAGTGAATACCagcaacaaaataattgtttgagTGTATCAAAAATTGATGCTGctcaacaattaaaaagagtGTTTGACAATTTGGATCTCGAAAGGATTTTGAGTAATGGCTTCAAGACTTGCGGTCTAATGCCATTTTCTTCTAATGCTCTTAATTACtctaaaatttttcaacgaacgAACGCGTCGAATCAATTAAGCGAACAGCCAAACGTGCGATTAAGTGTAGACGAAAGAAATCTAGATTATATCACAACTTTAAAGCgtatcgaagaaaatattaatcccGCAACTCTAACAGTTTTTCAAGCAATGAGTAATACGAATGAATGGACTGGTCGAACGGAAGACACGAGTCTTTTTTATGTTtggaataatatatcgaaGCTTATCGAAGGTGATGGCACTCAACAAACATGTCCAATAACAAAATCCGAAGAACgagatgttaaaaataatcagcTCGATGACAATGGAAATAATAGCATGGTTGTGCTCGAAGAAGTcattataaaagaagaaaaagacaCGGAATAG
- the LOC144468202 gene encoding uncharacterized protein LOC144468202 isoform X3, translating into MSASKKQRMLYTNEAINLAVKAVKSGMPINAASRKYQIPRSTLHSKVIGLYDNKKPGPISILPPDQESILVEWIFECSSRGHPVTKMQLLNSVRILVKEMGIKTPFGEKGPGKSWYSGFLKRHEDVCLQMTENLTHSRAAVSEGALKKWFSTVETHLKEKVLVTGNAAGQLAPPLVVFSSKHIPKEMYEKMPSGWIYGTSDSGWMQGEHFYEYITNVFYPWIVSTNISLPVILYVDGHVSHLTQPLAKFCVANRIELIALHPNSTHIIQPIDQSLFCPMKAAWAKQASEYQQQNNCLSVSKIDAAQQLKRVFDNLDLERILSNGFKTCGLMPFSSNALNYSKIFQRTNASNQLSEQPNVRLSVDERNLDYITTLKRIEENINPATLTVFQAMSNTNEWTGRTEDTSLFYVWNNISKLIEGDGTQQTCPITKSEERDVKNNQLDDNGNNSMVVLEEVIIKEEKDTE; encoded by the exons atgaGCGCATCGAAAAAACAACGTATGCTGTACACCAACGAAGCGATCAATTTAGCTGTAAAAGCTGTTAAATCTGGAATGCCAATAAATGCTGCAAGCCGGAAATACCAAATACCAAGATCAACTTTGCATAGTAAAGTAATTGGCTTGTATGACAATAAGAAACCTGGGCCTATTTCCATTCTGCCACCTGATCAAGAATCGATACTTGTAGAATGGATTTTTGAATGCAGTTCCAGAGGTCACCCGGTAACTAAAATGCAATTGTTAAACAGTGTTCGTATTCTAGTAAAGGAGATGGGAATCAAAACTCCATTTGGTGAAAAAGGTCCTGGTAAAAGTTGGTATTCTGGCTTTTTAAAGCGGCACGAGGATGTGTGTTTACAAATGACTGAGAATTTGACTCACTCTAGAGCAGCGGTATCCGAAGGGGCCTTAAAAAAATGGTTTTCAACAGTAGAAACTCACTTAAAGGAAAAAG TGTTGGTAACAGGGAATGCGGCGGGTCAACTGGCACCCCCTCTTGTTGTATTTTCTTCGAAGCATATACCAAAAGAGATGTACGAGAAAATGCCATCTGGCTGGATCTATGGCACATCGGACAGTGGTTGGATGCAAGGAGAACacttttatgaatatataactAATGTATTCTACCCTTGGATTGTCAGTACAAATATATCTTTACCTGTGATTTTATATGTAGATGGACATGTTTCTCATCTTACGCAACCTTTGGCTAAATTTTGTGTCGCGAATCGAATTGAACTCATTGCCTTACATCCAAATTCTACACATATTATTCAGCCAATAGATCAAAGTTTGTTTTGCCCGATGAAAGCAGCCTGGGCAAAGCAAGCGAGTGAATACCagcaacaaaataattgtttgagTGTATCAAAAATTGATGCTGctcaacaattaaaaagagtGTTTGACAATTTGGATCTCGAAAGGATTTTGAGTAATGGCTTCAAGACTTGCGGTCTAATGCCATTTTCTTCTAATGCTCTTAATTACtctaaaatttttcaacgaacgAACGCGTCGAATCAATTAAGCGAACAGCCAAACGTGCGATTAAGTGTAGACGAAAGAAATCTAGATTATATCACAACTTTAAAGCgtatcgaagaaaatattaatcccGCAACTCTAACAGTTTTTCAAGCAATGAGTAATACGAATGAATGGACTGGTCGAACGGAAGACACGAGTCTTTTTTATGTTtggaataatatatcgaaGCTTATCGAAGGTGATGGCACTCAACAAACATGTCCAATAACAAAATCCGAAGAACgagatgttaaaaataatcagcTCGATGACAATGGAAATAATAGCATGGTTGTGCTCGAAGAAGTcattataaaagaagaaaaagacaCGGAATAG
- the LOC144468202 gene encoding uncharacterized protein LOC144468202 isoform X1: MSASKKQRMLYTNEAINLAVKAVKSGMPINAASRKYQIPRSTLHSKVIGLYDNKKPGPISILPPDQESILVEWIFECSSRGHPVTKMQLLNSVRILVKEMGIKTPFGEKGPGKSWYSGFLKRHEDVCLQMTENLTHSRAAVSEGALKKWFSTVETHLKEKGLFDIDSSRIFSTDETSLSLDPKSDKALKKKGNKNIYSINEKEALTVLVTGNAAGQLAPPLVVFSSKHIPKEMYEKMPSGWIYGTSDSGWMQGEHFYEYITNVFYPWIVSTNISLPVILYVDGHVSHLTQPLAKFCVANRIELIALHPNSTHIIQPIDQSLFCPMKAAWAKQASEYQQQNNCLSVSKIDAAQQLKRVFDNLDLERILSNGFKTCGLMPFSSNALNYSKIFQRTNASNQLSEQPNVRLSVDERNLDYITTLKRIEENINPATLTVFQAMSNTNEWTGRTEDTSLFYVWNNISKLIEGDGTQQTCPITKSEERDVKNNQLDDNGNNSMVVLEEVIIKEEKDTE, translated from the coding sequence atgaGCGCATCGAAAAAACAACGTATGCTGTACACCAACGAAGCGATCAATTTAGCTGTAAAAGCTGTTAAATCTGGAATGCCAATAAATGCTGCAAGCCGGAAATACCAAATACCAAGATCAACTTTGCATAGTAAAGTAATTGGCTTGTATGACAATAAGAAACCTGGGCCTATTTCCATTCTGCCACCTGATCAAGAATCGATACTTGTAGAATGGATTTTTGAATGCAGTTCCAGAGGTCACCCGGTAACTAAAATGCAATTGTTAAACAGTGTTCGTATTCTAGTAAAGGAGATGGGAATCAAAACTCCATTTGGTGAAAAAGGTCCTGGTAAAAGTTGGTATTCTGGCTTTTTAAAGCGGCACGAGGATGTGTGTTTACAAATGACTGAGAATTTGACTCACTCTAGAGCAGCGGTATCCGAAGGGGCCTTAAAAAAATGGTTTTCAACAGTAGAAACTCACTTAAAGGAAAAAGGTTTGTTTGATATCGATTCATCTAGAATATTTAGTACAGATGAAACTTCTTTGTCATTGGATCCTAAATCTGATAAAGcgttgaaaaagaaaggaaataaaaatatctattcaattaatgaaaaagaagCCTTGACAGTGTTGGTAACAGGGAATGCGGCGGGTCAACTGGCACCCCCTCTTGTTGTATTTTCTTCGAAGCATATACCAAAAGAGATGTACGAGAAAATGCCATCTGGCTGGATCTATGGCACATCGGACAGTGGTTGGATGCAAGGAGAACacttttatgaatatataactAATGTATTCTACCCTTGGATTGTCAGTACAAATATATCTTTACCTGTGATTTTATATGTAGATGGACATGTTTCTCATCTTACGCAACCTTTGGCTAAATTTTGTGTCGCGAATCGAATTGAACTCATTGCCTTACATCCAAATTCTACACATATTATTCAGCCAATAGATCAAAGTTTGTTTTGCCCGATGAAAGCAGCCTGGGCAAAGCAAGCGAGTGAATACCagcaacaaaataattgtttgagTGTATCAAAAATTGATGCTGctcaacaattaaaaagagtGTTTGACAATTTGGATCTCGAAAGGATTTTGAGTAATGGCTTCAAGACTTGCGGTCTAATGCCATTTTCTTCTAATGCTCTTAATTACtctaaaatttttcaacgaacgAACGCGTCGAATCAATTAAGCGAACAGCCAAACGTGCGATTAAGTGTAGACGAAAGAAATCTAGATTATATCACAACTTTAAAGCgtatcgaagaaaatattaatcccGCAACTCTAACAGTTTTTCAAGCAATGAGTAATACGAATGAATGGACTGGTCGAACGGAAGACACGAGTCTTTTTTATGTTtggaataatatatcgaaGCTTATCGAAGGTGATGGCACTCAACAAACATGTCCAATAACAAAATCCGAAGAACgagatgttaaaaataatcagcTCGATGACAATGGAAATAATAGCATGGTTGTGCTCGAAGAAGTcattataaaagaagaaaaagacaCGGAATAG
- the LOC144468202 gene encoding uncharacterized protein LOC144468202 isoform X4 yields the protein MGIKTPFGEKGPGKSWYSGFLKRHEDVCLQMTENLTHSRAAVSEGALKKWFSTVETHLKEKGLFDIDSSRIFSTDETSLSLDPKSDKALKKKGNKNIYSINEKEALTVLVTGNAAGQLAPPLVVFSSKHIPKEMYEKMPSGWIYGTSDSGWMQGEHFYEYITNVFYPWIVSTNISLPVILYVDGHVSHLTQPLAKFCVANRIELIALHPNSTHIIQPIDQSLFCPMKAAWAKQASEYQQQNNCLSVSKIDAAQQLKRVFDNLDLERILSNGFKTCGLMPFSSNALNYSKIFQRTNASNQLSEQPNVRLSVDERNLDYITTLKRIEENINPATLTVFQAMSNTNEWTGRTEDTSLFYVWNNISKLIEGDGTQQTCPITKSEERDVKNNQLDDNGNNSMVVLEEVIIKEEKDTE from the coding sequence ATGGGAATCAAAACTCCATTTGGTGAAAAAGGTCCTGGTAAAAGTTGGTATTCTGGCTTTTTAAAGCGGCACGAGGATGTGTGTTTACAAATGACTGAGAATTTGACTCACTCTAGAGCAGCGGTATCCGAAGGGGCCTTAAAAAAATGGTTTTCAACAGTAGAAACTCACTTAAAGGAAAAAGGTTTGTTTGATATCGATTCATCTAGAATATTTAGTACAGATGAAACTTCTTTGTCATTGGATCCTAAATCTGATAAAGcgttgaaaaagaaaggaaataaaaatatctattcaattaatgaaaaagaagCCTTGACAGTGTTGGTAACAGGGAATGCGGCGGGTCAACTGGCACCCCCTCTTGTTGTATTTTCTTCGAAGCATATACCAAAAGAGATGTACGAGAAAATGCCATCTGGCTGGATCTATGGCACATCGGACAGTGGTTGGATGCAAGGAGAACacttttatgaatatataactAATGTATTCTACCCTTGGATTGTCAGTACAAATATATCTTTACCTGTGATTTTATATGTAGATGGACATGTTTCTCATCTTACGCAACCTTTGGCTAAATTTTGTGTCGCGAATCGAATTGAACTCATTGCCTTACATCCAAATTCTACACATATTATTCAGCCAATAGATCAAAGTTTGTTTTGCCCGATGAAAGCAGCCTGGGCAAAGCAAGCGAGTGAATACCagcaacaaaataattgtttgagTGTATCAAAAATTGATGCTGctcaacaattaaaaagagtGTTTGACAATTTGGATCTCGAAAGGATTTTGAGTAATGGCTTCAAGACTTGCGGTCTAATGCCATTTTCTTCTAATGCTCTTAATTACtctaaaatttttcaacgaacgAACGCGTCGAATCAATTAAGCGAACAGCCAAACGTGCGATTAAGTGTAGACGAAAGAAATCTAGATTATATCACAACTTTAAAGCgtatcgaagaaaatattaatcccGCAACTCTAACAGTTTTTCAAGCAATGAGTAATACGAATGAATGGACTGGTCGAACGGAAGACACGAGTCTTTTTTATGTTtggaataatatatcgaaGCTTATCGAAGGTGATGGCACTCAACAAACATGTCCAATAACAAAATCCGAAGAACgagatgttaaaaataatcagcTCGATGACAATGGAAATAATAGCATGGTTGTGCTCGAAGAAGTcattataaaagaagaaaaagacaCGGAATAG